One genomic window of Phycisphaerales bacterium includes the following:
- the lgt gene encoding prolipoprotein diacylglyceryl transferase, protein MTPASAAWLPLWLHDLDPVALRLGPATIYWYGVSYVLGFALAYVLLRLAARRGLTPIPGAAIGDVVLFGGIGGVIGGRVGYLLLYQPSLLAEFSGSFPWWAALNIARGGMASHGGMVGVVLGLMLLGRLLRKRAAKEDLPELARVPTLHLVDLACAAAPIGLVCGRLANFVNGELLGKVVASPPYEDGGALPWWSVQFPQEILSRAGTGEVSDRQMQMAAEAVGMSYLELLNPEGMQRFELAYQNMLADLRGGGGGGPAAQQASNFMQGFLNARHPSQLYQALAEGPLLLVALLVVWAKPRLAGVVTAWLMILYGLGRIATEFYRLPDTQFAVARPLGLSRGQWLSVALVVGGFGLLGFVVARAKKKHKLGESVPRFGGWLAPAFAATPQSSHAHRGRAADDDQPK, encoded by the coding sequence ATGACGCCCGCCTCCGCCGCCTGGCTGCCCCTCTGGCTGCACGACCTCGACCCCGTCGCGCTGCGGCTGGGCCCGGCGACCATCTACTGGTACGGCGTCTCCTACGTGCTGGGCTTCGCCCTGGCCTACGTCCTGCTCCGCCTCGCCGCCCGGCGGGGGCTGACGCCCATCCCCGGGGCGGCGATCGGCGACGTCGTGCTCTTCGGCGGCATCGGCGGGGTGATCGGTGGAAGAGTCGGCTACCTGCTGCTGTACCAGCCGTCGCTGCTGGCCGAGTTCTCGGGGAGCTTCCCCTGGTGGGCGGCCCTGAACATCGCGCGCGGGGGCATGGCCAGCCACGGCGGCATGGTCGGCGTGGTGCTCGGGCTCATGCTGCTGGGCCGGCTGCTCCGCAAGCGCGCCGCCAAGGAAGACCTCCCCGAGCTCGCGCGCGTGCCGACGCTGCACCTCGTTGACCTCGCCTGCGCCGCCGCGCCCATCGGCCTGGTGTGCGGGCGGCTGGCCAACTTCGTGAATGGTGAACTGCTTGGCAAGGTCGTCGCCAGCCCGCCGTACGAGGACGGCGGCGCGCTTCCGTGGTGGAGCGTGCAGTTCCCCCAGGAGATCCTCTCGCGCGCGGGCACGGGCGAGGTGAGCGACCGGCAGATGCAGATGGCCGCCGAGGCCGTGGGCATGAGCTACCTCGAGCTGCTCAACCCCGAGGGCATGCAGCGCTTCGAGCTTGCCTACCAGAACATGCTGGCCGACCTGCGCGGTGGTGGGGGCGGCGGCCCGGCCGCCCAGCAGGCGAGCAACTTCATGCAGGGCTTCCTCAACGCCCGCCACCCCAGCCAGCTCTACCAGGCCCTGGCCGAAGGCCCGCTGCTGCTCGTCGCCCTGCTGGTCGTGTGGGCGAAGCCGCGACTCGCCGGCGTCGTGACGGCGTGGCTGATGATCCTCTACGGCCTGGGCCGCATCGCGACGGAGTTCTATCGCCTGCCCGACACGCAGTTCGCCGTCGCACGCCCGCTGGGCCTCAGCCGCGGGCAATGGCTGAGCGTCGCGCTGGTCGTCGGCGGCTTCGGGTTGCTGGGTTTCGTCGTCGCACGCGCGAAGAAGAAGCACAAGCTCGGCGAGTCAGTCCCGCGCTTCGGCGGCTGGCTCGCGCCGGCGTTCGCCGCGACGCCCCAATCGAGCCACGCCCATCGTGGCCGCGCAGCCGACGACGACCAGCCCAAATGA
- the kdsA gene encoding 3-deoxy-8-phosphooctulonate synthase, with the protein MASGQAPHAPHSTPCVVPNPHGPPIPVGPDHPLLVIAGPCTLESKDLGLAVGSALKQACDAAGLPYVFKASFDKANRSSAGSPRGPGIDEGLRWLADIGAELGCPVTTDVHLPEQAAPVAEVAGIIQIPAFLCRQSDLLEAAARAATPKGAVVNVKKGQFLSPREMMGPIKKLHEAGCDNAMLTERGTFFGYHRLVNDFVGIGDMMALDRSAFSGLGPAPVCFDATHSTQLPGSGEQTGGRPERSGMLALAAVAAGVHALFIESHPDPEHAWSDGATQLTPDAAASVIARCARLRVAMSED; encoded by the coding sequence ATGGCATCCGGACAAGCCCCCCACGCCCCCCACTCGACCCCTTGCGTCGTACCAAACCCGCACGGCCCGCCGATCCCCGTCGGCCCCGACCACCCGCTCCTGGTCATCGCCGGGCCGTGCACGCTGGAGTCCAAGGACCTCGGCCTGGCCGTCGGCAGCGCGTTGAAGCAGGCCTGCGACGCGGCGGGCCTTCCGTACGTCTTCAAGGCCAGCTTCGACAAGGCCAACCGCTCGAGCGCCGGCTCGCCGCGCGGCCCGGGCATCGACGAGGGCCTGCGGTGGCTCGCCGACATCGGCGCCGAGCTCGGCTGCCCGGTCACCACAGACGTCCACCTGCCCGAGCAGGCGGCCCCTGTCGCCGAAGTCGCCGGCATCATCCAGATCCCCGCGTTCCTGTGCCGCCAGAGCGACCTGCTCGAAGCGGCCGCCCGCGCCGCGACGCCCAAGGGCGCCGTCGTCAACGTCAAGAAGGGCCAGTTCTTGAGCCCCAGGGAGATGATGGGCCCGATCAAGAAGCTCCACGAGGCCGGCTGCGACAACGCCATGCTCACCGAGCGCGGCACCTTCTTTGGGTACCACCGCCTCGTCAACGACTTCGTCGGCATCGGCGACATGATGGCGCTCGACCGCTCGGCGTTCAGTGGTCTCGGCCCCGCGCCCGTCTGCTTCGACGCCACGCACAGCACGCAGCTTCCCGGCTCGGGCGAGCAGACCGGCGGCCGCCCCGAACGCAGCGGCATGCTCGCGCTGGCCGCCGTCGCCGCGGGCGTGCACGCGCTGTTCATCGAGAGCCACCCCGACCCGGAGCACGCCTGGAGCGACGGCGCCACCCAGCTCACGCCCGACGCCGCCGCCTCGGTCATCGCCCGCTGCGCACGGCTCCGTGTGGCCATGTCGGAAGATTGA
- a CDS encoding GC-type dockerin domain-anchored protein, whose product MKKATNLSASRGTGSFVDRAIGRHARRGGVAMGAFVALAGSACPVGVLAGASVIMVAGQHANAQCGTQVLTQSTEPDVIEDGSAVWCGDLSSNVDTQIARGFIASHDLTISCVTFGVTRNTGGEWPCHVRIVAGSPTDPYAGRTVLAEKTVLVPAGARREFFTAELPDVFVPEGTAFTVELDTPSRRASAGGDDALLSLGFNGLGQSAPTYLRAPLCGIETEFLELASIGFPDSHVAMSLGTESGFGLPTLGGFAITPIGDVVVSTESDEVIAYGDGGLSIELGDLTMGGAASFRVLSTGDEVDPTVEIAFHGATTTDRLVFRNNPATPNEAVLEVISDNPDLDLFNVLVFHEGNFVGTLEDQTSGSVLFTDPGDGREWKWLKKMFNFFARFSCAGENFETGVTKSWDYGGSIGFSMVRPSGGGAGLRGDEIWIQPASVTISPEPPLSVSILTTGSTGIAFDALERTPSVFIGDASTDPRVVGDDVVSRIGVPFKAINTGGVQSGGSIYATDVTGDGMADLCYAPGLPGEHVRMELGGVESASIGTDVSVVDPFVACMTVCSFEVGPVSIPTGKTIFDPWVDDPMLVAVRPDFTGVGDETYTFQAYDASGTLVHQESGLQGIAGGASHWPSKIGKLGGPTPCFVMCYPDLTLFRMASGHEFDVHEVRVLVEGAPPAGPLSALDISTQGMDEVRFFDPVTVLPDFAEPCYADLDGDGALTLFDFLAFQNLFATGSPTADCDEDGSLTLFDFLCFQNAFAVGCP is encoded by the coding sequence GTGAAGAAGGCAACGAACCTGTCGGCGAGCCGGGGAACCGGCTCATTCGTGGATCGAGCGATCGGACGCCATGCCCGGCGTGGCGGCGTGGCGATGGGGGCGTTCGTCGCCCTTGCAGGGTCGGCATGCCCGGTGGGCGTGCTTGCGGGTGCGTCGGTCATCATGGTGGCCGGTCAGCACGCGAACGCGCAGTGCGGCACCCAGGTGCTGACCCAGTCGACCGAACCCGACGTGATCGAGGACGGCTCGGCCGTGTGGTGCGGCGATCTTTCGTCGAACGTTGATACCCAGATCGCGCGCGGCTTTATCGCGTCCCACGACCTGACCATCTCGTGCGTGACGTTCGGCGTGACCCGCAACACGGGCGGCGAGTGGCCGTGCCACGTACGGATCGTCGCGGGCAGCCCGACCGATCCTTACGCGGGCCGCACGGTGCTGGCCGAGAAGACGGTGCTGGTTCCGGCGGGGGCTCGCAGGGAGTTCTTCACGGCCGAGCTACCCGACGTGTTCGTGCCCGAGGGCACGGCATTCACGGTCGAGCTAGATACGCCCTCGCGACGGGCGAGCGCTGGCGGTGACGATGCGTTGCTGTCTCTCGGATTCAACGGTCTTGGTCAGTCGGCGCCGACGTACTTGCGCGCGCCGCTGTGCGGGATCGAGACGGAATTCCTCGAACTCGCGAGCATCGGCTTCCCCGACAGCCATGTGGCGATGTCGCTGGGTACCGAGTCGGGGTTCGGGCTTCCGACGCTGGGCGGGTTCGCGATCACGCCCATCGGGGACGTGGTGGTGAGCACCGAAAGCGACGAGGTCATCGCGTACGGCGATGGGGGGCTGTCGATCGAGCTGGGCGATCTCACGATGGGCGGTGCGGCGAGTTTCCGGGTGCTGTCGACCGGCGACGAGGTCGATCCAACGGTCGAGATCGCGTTTCATGGAGCGACGACGACGGATCGTCTCGTGTTCCGCAACAACCCGGCTACACCCAACGAAGCAGTGCTCGAGGTGATCTCGGACAACCCGGACCTCGACCTGTTCAACGTGCTCGTGTTCCATGAAGGAAACTTCGTCGGTACGCTCGAAGACCAGACATCGGGTTCGGTGCTGTTCACCGACCCGGGCGATGGTCGGGAGTGGAAGTGGCTCAAAAAGATGTTCAATTTCTTCGCCCGGTTTTCCTGCGCGGGAGAAAACTTCGAGACCGGCGTGACAAAGAGCTGGGACTACGGGGGATCGATCGGCTTCAGCATGGTGCGACCCTCCGGAGGCGGGGCGGGCCTTCGAGGCGACGAGATCTGGATCCAGCCGGCATCGGTCACGATTTCCCCCGAGCCTCCGCTTAGCGTGAGCATTCTCACTACCGGCTCGACGGGTATCGCGTTCGACGCGCTGGAGCGCACGCCTTCGGTCTTCATCGGCGACGCAAGCACCGATCCAAGAGTGGTCGGCGATGACGTTGTCTCGCGGATCGGCGTTCCCTTCAAGGCCATCAACACCGGTGGCGTGCAGTCGGGAGGCTCCATCTACGCCACCGACGTCACCGGCGACGGCATGGCAGATCTGTGCTATGCGCCAGGGCTTCCGGGCGAGCACGTGCGCATGGAGCTGGGCGGCGTCGAGTCGGCGTCCATCGGCACGGACGTGTCGGTCGTGGACCCGTTCGTCGCGTGCATGACCGTGTGCTCCTTCGAGGTCGGGCCGGTGAGCATCCCCACGGGCAAGACGATCTTCGACCCGTGGGTAGATGACCCGATGCTCGTGGCGGTTCGGCCCGACTTCACGGGCGTGGGCGACGAGACGTACACGTTCCAGGCCTACGACGCATCCGGGACGCTGGTGCATCAGGAGTCCGGGCTGCAGGGCATCGCCGGCGGGGCATCGCACTGGCCGTCCAAGATCGGCAAGCTCGGCGGGCCGACGCCGTGCTTCGTGATGTGCTACCCGGATCTCACGCTGTTCCGGATGGCCAGCGGACACGAGTTCGACGTACACGAGGTGCGCGTGCTGGTTGAGGGTGCCCCGCCGGCCGGCCCGCTGAGCGCTCTGGACATCAGCACGCAGGGCATGGATGAGGTCCGCTTCTTCGACCCCGTGACGGTGCTTCCGGACTTCGCCGAGCCGTGCTACGCCGACCTGGACGGCGACGGGGCACTGACGCTGTTCGACTTCCTGGCGTTCCAGAACCTCTTCGCGACCGGTTCGCCCACCGCCGACTGCGACGAGGATGGCTCGCTGACGCTGTTCGACTTCCTGTGCTTCCAGAACGCGTTTGCGGTGGGTTGCCCGTAA
- a CDS encoding ABC transporter ATP-binding protein: MLRLTDVRKRFGRVTAVDGLSLDVAAGEVMGLLGPNGAGKTTTIGMAVGLLHPDAGTVTLGEGTGLGSPADPRMRMLIGVAPQEIALYEAMTARENLVLFARLHGLGRHDAKRRAGELLDGIGLADRAHHRVSGFSGGMKRRLNLAAALVGEPKLVLLDEPTAGVDPQSRNAIFDIVARLKDAGVTVLFSTHYMEEAARLCDRVAIVDHGRLLALGTVGELIETHGGPSMVVVRRHGQDEERTATSTPLDELSRLIAEKGPTIAELRIEKPDLEAVFLSLTGREHRH; this comes from the coding sequence GTGCTCCGCCTCACCGACGTCCGCAAGCGCTTCGGCCGCGTCACCGCGGTGGATGGCCTGTCGCTGGACGTTGCCGCCGGGGAGGTCATGGGCCTGCTGGGGCCCAATGGCGCGGGCAAGACGACGACGATCGGCATGGCCGTCGGCCTGCTGCACCCCGACGCCGGAACGGTCACGCTGGGCGAAGGAACTGGCCTCGGCAGCCCGGCCGACCCGCGGATGCGGATGCTCATCGGCGTGGCGCCGCAGGAGATCGCGCTGTACGAGGCCATGACGGCTCGCGAGAACCTGGTGTTGTTCGCGCGGCTGCACGGACTGGGCCGCCACGACGCCAAGCGCCGCGCGGGCGAACTGCTCGACGGCATCGGGCTGGCGGACCGGGCCCACCATCGCGTGTCGGGCTTTTCGGGCGGCATGAAGCGGCGACTGAACCTGGCCGCCGCGCTGGTGGGCGAGCCGAAGCTCGTGCTGCTCGACGAGCCGACGGCGGGCGTCGATCCGCAGTCTCGCAACGCCATCTTCGACATCGTTGCCCGGCTCAAGGACGCGGGCGTCACGGTGCTCTTCAGCACGCACTACATGGAAGAGGCCGCGAGGCTGTGCGACCGCGTGGCGATCGTCGACCACGGGCGGCTGCTGGCGCTGGGCACGGTGGGCGAGCTCATCGAGACGCACGGTGGGCCGAGCATGGTGGTGGTGCGTCGCCACGGGCAGGACGAGGAGCGCACCGCGACGAGCACGCCGCTGGACGAGTTGTCGCGACTGATCGCCGAGAAAGGACCGACGATCGCCGAGCTGCGGATCGAGAAGCCCGATCTCGAGGCCGTGTTCCTGAGCCTGACCGGGCGGGAGCACCGGCATTGA
- a CDS encoding GC-type dockerin domain-anchored protein, with product MPTGRLSTVSLLLACGSAALGQAADPTVFVGNNGNLLGAVTSLQPDASGALVQVDYLVIDERPAGSGSLPGTNIEGIALSAGGRFLATGHATALDPEQLTIIEIDVDGTMQILDTFSVPNAPLGMAWIDDEYIAVAESSLGDSFARVYRYTPGASPMTGSLVQTDITAEGTFITNIEADHERRRLFVQDSDFGGGSANVTAYEVDAAGALAEVGFVFTAPNFALDMWLAPNGEWLYAGGGISGTGSDVLGFRVGPGGDLSFMPGAPFASPGDSPAWVTVSPDNRFVYAGHGRDATVQGFSTDSETGALTALGVSFDVGSQGTLGTVGTLALPAGNFLFVTDNSTVFDGMSGIYSFRIEDTGDITQIGDIVMTPGSQPDGFVVWQPGGDDCRADLDGDGELTLFDFLAFQNLFDAGDPAADFDGDGDLTLFDFLAFQNEFDAGCE from the coding sequence ATGCCCACCGGACGCCTCTCGACTGTTTCGCTCCTGCTCGCCTGCGGCTCGGCCGCGCTTGGCCAGGCCGCCGACCCGACGGTCTTCGTCGGCAACAACGGCAACTTGCTCGGCGCCGTCACCAGCCTGCAGCCTGATGCCTCGGGCGCACTGGTGCAGGTTGACTATCTCGTCATCGACGAGCGGCCGGCGGGTTCGGGCTCGCTGCCGGGCACGAACATCGAGGGCATCGCGCTCTCGGCCGGCGGCCGGTTCCTGGCGACGGGCCACGCGACGGCGCTCGACCCCGAGCAGCTCACGATCATCGAGATCGACGTCGACGGCACGATGCAGATCCTGGATACCTTCAGCGTGCCCAACGCGCCGCTGGGGATGGCGTGGATCGACGACGAGTACATCGCGGTGGCCGAGTCGAGCCTGGGCGACTCGTTCGCCCGCGTCTACCGGTATACGCCGGGGGCCTCGCCCATGACCGGCTCGCTCGTGCAGACCGACATCACCGCCGAAGGCACGTTCATCACGAACATCGAGGCCGACCACGAGCGGCGGCGTCTCTTCGTGCAGGACTCGGACTTCGGCGGCGGCTCGGCCAACGTGACGGCGTACGAGGTCGACGCGGCTGGCGCGCTTGCGGAGGTTGGCTTCGTGTTCACCGCGCCGAACTTTGCGCTGGACATGTGGCTGGCGCCCAACGGCGAGTGGCTGTACGCCGGCGGTGGCATCAGCGGCACGGGTAGCGACGTGCTTGGCTTCCGCGTGGGGCCGGGGGGCGACCTGAGCTTCATGCCCGGTGCGCCGTTCGCCAGCCCGGGCGACTCGCCCGCTTGGGTGACGGTGAGCCCCGACAACCGGTTCGTGTACGCCGGCCACGGCCGCGACGCGACGGTGCAGGGCTTCTCGACCGACAGCGAGACGGGGGCGCTGACGGCGCTGGGCGTGTCGTTCGACGTGGGCAGCCAGGGCACGCTCGGCACGGTCGGCACGCTGGCGCTGCCGGCGGGCAACTTCCTGTTCGTCACGGACAACTCGACGGTGTTCGACGGCATGAGCGGCATCTACAGCTTCCGCATCGAGGACACGGGCGACATCACGCAGATCGGTGACATCGTGATGACCCCGGGCAGCCAGCCCGACGGCTTCGTCGTGTGGCAGCCCGGCGGCGACGACTGCCGCGCCGACCTCGACGGTGACGGCGAGCTCACGCTGTTCGACTTCCTGGCATTCCAGAACCTGTTCGATGCCGGCGACCCGGCCGCCGACTTCGACGGCGACGGCGATCTGACGCTGTTCGATTTCCTTGCGTTCCAGAACGAGTTCGATGCGGGGTGCGAGTAG
- a CDS encoding ABC transporter permease produces MASGVRVVLVLAAKDVRLLSRDRVALFFTLVFPLLFGILFGAVFSGSAAGDGPQALDVAIVDLDDSGDSRGVIARLSADGQLAPVDAETADEARELVRTGAVEAYFVFPEGFGEAATMPFGGSPMRIEVGSGPSGRGTRAMLTGIATQAVFEQFGEAMLDPERSREMVREARSVLAEAEGMDPAQRLAVQALLSAAEGAIAQSPAEIGEGGDEVGGEDAGGGFNIVDIDEVEVTAGADAAVVSSFAISFPQAMLWGVMGCAAVFGVSLVGERTGGTLTRLRVAPIGRWHIVLGKAVACLATTLAVCAAMLAVAWIAFGVRPVAPGTLVVGVLAVAMCFVGVMMLLSVIARTEAAASGIGWACLLVLAMIGGGAIPLAFMPPWLREIGHVSPVKWGILAIEGGLWRGLSVSEMLLPVGMLAGIGASAFAVGAVVFAKRENR; encoded by the coding sequence GTGGCGTCGGGCGTGCGTGTCGTGCTGGTGCTGGCGGCCAAGGACGTCCGGCTGCTGTCGCGCGACCGCGTGGCGCTCTTCTTCACGCTGGTATTCCCGCTGCTGTTCGGCATCCTCTTTGGGGCGGTGTTCAGTGGGTCGGCGGCGGGCGATGGGCCGCAGGCGCTCGACGTGGCCATCGTCGATCTCGATGACTCGGGCGACTCGCGCGGGGTCATCGCCCGGCTAAGCGCGGACGGCCAGCTTGCGCCAGTGGACGCCGAGACGGCGGACGAGGCGCGCGAGCTGGTGCGCACGGGGGCGGTCGAGGCGTACTTCGTGTTTCCCGAGGGCTTCGGCGAGGCGGCGACCATGCCGTTTGGCGGCTCGCCAATGCGCATCGAGGTCGGCAGCGGGCCGAGCGGCCGCGGCACGCGGGCGATGCTCACTGGCATTGCCACGCAGGCGGTGTTCGAGCAATTCGGCGAGGCCATGCTCGACCCCGAACGGTCGAGGGAGATGGTGCGCGAAGCGCGCTCCGTGCTGGCGGAGGCCGAAGGCATGGATCCGGCGCAGCGGCTTGCGGTCCAAGCGTTGCTGAGCGCGGCCGAGGGTGCGATCGCGCAGTCGCCCGCCGAAATTGGCGAAGGTGGTGACGAAGTTGGAGGCGAGGATGCGGGCGGTGGCTTCAACATCGTCGACATCGACGAGGTCGAGGTTACGGCGGGCGCCGACGCGGCGGTGGTCAGCTCGTTTGCGATCAGCTTTCCGCAGGCGATGCTCTGGGGCGTCATGGGCTGCGCGGCGGTGTTCGGCGTGTCGCTCGTGGGCGAGCGGACCGGTGGCACGCTGACGCGGCTGCGTGTGGCGCCCATCGGCCGGTGGCACATCGTGCTGGGCAAGGCGGTTGCGTGCCTGGCGACGACGCTGGCCGTGTGCGCGGCGATGCTGGCGGTGGCGTGGATCGCCTTCGGCGTGCGCCCGGTAGCGCCCGGAACGCTGGTGGTCGGCGTGCTGGCGGTGGCGATGTGCTTCGTGGGCGTGATGATGCTGCTCTCGGTGATCGCGCGGACCGAGGCAGCCGCGAGCGGCATCGGCTGGGCGTGCCTGCTGGTGCTCGCGATGATCGGGGGCGGGGCGATCCCGCTCGCGTTCATGCCGCCGTGGCTGCGGGAGATCGGGCACGTGAGCCCGGTGAAGTGGGGCATCCTGGCGATCGAGGGCGGGCTCTGGCGTGGGCTCAGCGTCTCGGAGATGCTGCTGCCAGTGGGAATGCTCGCGGGCATCGGAGCGAGCGCCTTTGCGGTCGGTGCCGTGGTGTTCGCCAAGCGAGAGAACAGGTAG
- a CDS encoding GC-type dockerin domain-anchored protein: protein MRTAASIAILAATSAAVAQGSPYFIEIRVDPPVIEPGETALVSMLGAFDPDAYYAIGTIRNTLLMSDGSEGMADFVGYGWRIACTQPYVAPSGVKGPCIGQYSSAGSGIYADPANPILYFTAEFTASAHMDPVVELTSATTHFSCIFERSSPSRESRLDDLIEGSATITIVACRADINEDGVLDIFDFLAFFNAFDAGEAIADFDFDGELTVFDFLAFQNRFDAGC, encoded by the coding sequence ATGCGCACCGCCGCGTCGATCGCAATCCTGGCCGCAACCAGCGCCGCCGTGGCCCAGGGCTCGCCCTACTTCATCGAGATCCGCGTCGATCCGCCGGTGATCGAGCCGGGGGAGACCGCGCTCGTGTCCATGCTCGGCGCGTTCGATCCGGATGCGTACTACGCCATCGGCACGATCCGCAATACGCTGCTCATGAGTGATGGCAGCGAGGGAATGGCGGACTTCGTCGGCTACGGCTGGCGCATCGCCTGCACCCAGCCCTACGTAGCTCCTTCAGGCGTCAAGGGGCCATGCATCGGCCAGTATTCGTCGGCCGGCTCGGGCATCTACGCCGACCCGGCGAACCCCATCCTGTACTTCACCGCCGAGTTTACCGCGAGCGCCCACATGGACCCGGTCGTCGAGCTCACGAGCGCGACCACGCACTTCAGTTGCATCTTCGAACGCAGCTCGCCGTCGAGAGAGAGTCGCTTGGACGACCTGATCGAGGGCAGCGCCACCATCACCATCGTCGCCTGCCGCGCCGACATCAACGAAGACGGCGTGCTCGACATCTTCGACTTCCTCGCCTTCTTCAACGCCTTCGACGCGGGCGAGGCCATCGCCGACTTCGACTTCGACGGCGAGCTGACCGTGTTCGACTTCCTGGCGTTCCAGAACCGGTTCGACGCGGGCTGCTGA
- a CDS encoding DinB family protein, which translates to MTQPAPGEFLAHNVLQCEALFERFLVGFDEGNRTRQAPAMPNHAAWTLGHLALTAHRCVDRVLGMNEPGELPPDAFVVGERGDAQRVATESVSFGSVPTDDPDRYPTLSRSVEIMHGAHQRLAAELRKADAAALARQTPWGAGHTTVSDLALRMGFHIATHCGQVVDLRRGLGFEPVLGKR; encoded by the coding sequence ATGACGCAACCGGCACCCGGTGAGTTCCTGGCCCACAACGTGTTGCAGTGCGAGGCGCTCTTCGAGCGCTTCCTCGTTGGCTTCGACGAAGGGAATCGAACGAGGCAGGCTCCCGCCATGCCCAACCATGCGGCGTGGACGCTCGGGCACCTGGCGCTCACGGCCCACCGATGCGTGGACCGCGTGCTCGGGATGAACGAGCCGGGCGAACTGCCGCCCGACGCGTTCGTGGTGGGCGAACGGGGCGATGCGCAGCGCGTCGCGACGGAGAGCGTGTCGTTCGGTTCGGTCCCGACCGACGACCCCGACCGCTACCCGACGCTGTCGCGCTCGGTCGAGATCATGCACGGGGCGCACCAGCGGCTGGCGGCGGAATTGCGAAAGGCCGATGCGGCGGCGCTTGCGCGGCAGACGCCCTGGGGCGCCGGGCACACGACGGTCTCGGACCTGGCGTTGCGGATGGGGTTCCACATCGCCACGCACTGCGGCCAGGTCGTCGACCTGCGGCGGGGGCTGGGGTTCGAGCCGGTGCTCGGGAAGCGCTAG
- a CDS encoding PhzF family phenazine biosynthesis protein, with amino-acid sequence MKIFHVDAFTASVFGGNPAVVVPIEQWPSEAVMKRVAAEQNLSETVFVGPASDDEADRRLRWFTPTVEVPLCGHATLAAAHVLWNHLDEVVERLTFESLSGPLTVWHEKQNDDDLIVMDFPARRTVACDGHAAIVEALGASPAELLRTTENIGVGDDAHPLYIAVYDTKRDVHELEPDMKKLAAIEAHGVIATAPGASHDFVSRFFAPRAGVDEDPVTGSAHCALAPYWAKRLGKSRLAARQVSKRGGELRCDVATTDQGERVLLAGKAVTYSVGEIIAPVGEPADVAEAVG; translated from the coding sequence ATGAAGATCTTCCACGTCGATGCCTTTACTGCCAGCGTGTTCGGCGGCAATCCGGCCGTGGTCGTGCCCATCGAGCAATGGCCGAGCGAAGCGGTCATGAAGCGGGTGGCCGCCGAGCAGAACCTGAGCGAGACGGTGTTCGTGGGGCCGGCGAGCGACGACGAAGCAGATCGGCGGCTGCGTTGGTTCACGCCGACCGTCGAGGTGCCCCTGTGCGGCCATGCGACGCTGGCGGCGGCGCACGTGCTGTGGAACCATCTCGACGAGGTCGTGGAGCGGCTGACGTTCGAGAGCCTGAGCGGGCCCTTGACCGTGTGGCACGAGAAACAGAACGACGACGACCTGATCGTGATGGACTTCCCGGCGCGGCGGACGGTGGCTTGTGATGGGCACGCGGCGATCGTGGAGGCGCTCGGCGCTAGCCCGGCGGAGCTGCTGCGTACGACGGAGAACATCGGCGTGGGAGACGACGCTCACCCGCTGTACATCGCGGTGTACGACACCAAGCGGGACGTGCACGAGCTCGAGCCCGACATGAAGAAGCTGGCGGCGATCGAGGCCCACGGCGTGATCGCGACGGCGCCGGGCGCGAGCCACGACTTCGTGTCCCGGTTCTTTGCTCCTCGGGCGGGCGTCGACGAGGACCCGGTGACCGGCAGTGCGCATTGCGCGCTCGCGCCGTACTGGGCGAAGCGGCTCGGCAAGAGCCGGCTTGCTGCGCGGCAGGTCTCCAAGCGCGGGGGCGAGCTGCGCTGCGACGTGGCGACCACCGACCAGGGCGAGCGTGTCCTGCTGGCGGGCAAGGCCGTGACGTACAGCGTGGGGGAGATCATCGCGCCGGTGGGCGAGCCCGCGGACGTGGCTGAGGCGGTCGGGTAG